GGCACGTCGCTGACCGTCGGCGTCAGCGCGACGCTGGCGGCGACGCTGCTGGGGCTCGGCTTCGGGCTGACGGCCGGTTACGTGGGCGGCTGGATCGACGCTCTGATCATGCGCGTCGTGGACATTCTGCTGGCGATCCCCGCGCTGCCGATTTTGATGACGTTGGCCGGTTTGTGGGGCAAAGGATTATGGCAGCTTGTGCTGATCCTGTCGATCTTCTCGTGGATGGGAACGGCCCGTTCGGTGCGCGCGCTGACGCTGACCGTCCGCGAAAGCCCGTGGGTGGAGGGATTGAAGGCGCTCGGCGCGAAAAAAAGTTATATCCTCCGGCGGCATCTGCTCCCCGAGACGGCGCCGATCGTGCTGGCCAATCTGGCTCTGGGGGTGCCGGGCGCGATTCTGGCGGAAGCGGGGCTGGCCTTTTTGGGATTGTCGGACCCGCGCCTGGTGTCGTGGGGGCGAATGCTGCACGAAGCGCACTCTTTCGGCGCGTTTACCGAGGGCGCGTGGTGGCTGATCGTGCCGCCCGGCCTCGGCATCGTGTCGCTGTGTCTGATCTTCGTGGACATGGGGCGTTTCCTTGAAGAGCGCATCGACCCGCGGCTGGGAGGAGAAGATCATGCTCACCGTTGAAGGGCTCCGCGTCCGTTACGACGGTCAGTCTCATGAGGCGGTTTCGGGGGTGTCGTTCGACGTGCCGCGGGGAGCTTTCGTCGGCCTTGTCGGAGAGTCGGGCAGCGGCAAGACCAGTATCGTCATGACGGCGCTGGGGCTTTTGCCTGCGGGCAGCGTCGCGGCCGGTTCCGTCTTCTTCGCCGGGCGGAACCTGCTGGCGCTCGACGAGGAATCGCTGCGCCGCCTGCGCTGGAAAAAGATCGCGCTGGTGCCGCAGGGCGCGCAGAATTCCTTTACGCCCGTCAAAACGATCGGGGCCCACATCGAGGAAGTCCTGCGCGTTCATCTGCGCCTGCGCGGCGAGGCGGCCAAGGCGCGCGCCGCCGCGCTGCTGGCGGAAGCCGAACTGGACGCCGCCGTCGCCCGCCGTTATCCTCACGAACTGTCCGGCGGCCAGAAACAGCGCGCCGCCATCGCCCTGGCGCTGGCCTGCGAACCGTCGCTGCTGCTGGCCGACGAACCGACCACGGCGCTTGACGTGATCACCCAGGCCGGCATTCTCGGATTGCTGCGCCGGCTGCAGCGGGAAAAGCGGCTGACCGTGCTGCTTGTGACCCACGACCTGCCCATGGCCGCGTCCGTCTGTTCGCAGCTTTTCGTGATGAAAGACGGCCGGCTGGTCGAGCGCGGCGCGCCGGAGGATCTGTTGACGGCGCCCCGTCATCCCTACACGCGCCGGCTCGTTCGCGCGATACTTTGAGGCGAAGGGGAGATGGCTGTGGAAGCGACGATTCGGGTGCACAATCTTTTCGTGAGCTTTCGTTCCAAGAACGGCGGCGAACATCGGGCGGTCGCGGGGCTTTCCTTCG
This sequence is a window from Pyramidobacter sp. YE332. Protein-coding genes within it:
- a CDS encoding ABC transporter ATP-binding protein gives rise to the protein MLTVEGLRVRYDGQSHEAVSGVSFDVPRGAFVGLVGESGSGKTSIVMTALGLLPAGSVAAGSVFFAGRNLLALDEESLRRLRWKKIALVPQGAQNSFTPVKTIGAHIEEVLRVHLRLRGEAAKARAAALLAEAELDAAVARRYPHELSGGQKQRAAIALALACEPSLLLADEPTTALDVITQAGILGLLRRLQREKRLTVLLVTHDLPMAASVCSQLFVMKDGRLVERGAPEDLLTAPRHPYTRRLVRAIL
- a CDS encoding ABC transporter permease, whose product is MSGFFGRASFWSLVFIAAAGIVGPRLLDSPADVVGAPFARPLWWRGDLSTSKTAEISAAGGRATLATDGFAKDDVGLRPGASGLAFDWKTQPAAVFALEGEITANPARTVTVTWRAPEKDFELVRRDGQEKYWLNLDARDMIFKRRLGLPLIGRGTERLFPRRGRYELVVGGAESFRLKLILFGQKQGLLGTDQRGRDVLALLLNGIGTSLTVGVSATLAATLLGLGFGLTAGYVGGWIDALIMRVVDILLAIPALPILMTLAGLWGKGLWQLVLILSIFSWMGTARSVRALTLTVRESPWVEGLKALGAKKSYILRRHLLPETAPIVLANLALGVPGAILAEAGLAFLGLSDPRLVSWGRMLHEAHSFGAFTEGAWWLIVPPGLGIVSLCLIFVDMGRFLEERIDPRLGGEDHAHR